In the genome of Marispirochaeta sp., one region contains:
- a CDS encoding radical SAM protein: MMISGTDTVKLVLKNSGRELNVSVDSLTDKSREFLEHFATFDLAGQEFVRITGKGSGAERFKRLLEACGYRDNPPGFFSALVPLFDGSKPEDRKVNGIVLPYLYLLALLEVCIPQHGYVSVKDVDSLVELTNLEVPEDQRGDLQKVIDMYPVRLSYHTVRQMMLSPDVAYQYMPFVEELDPAGHANTWIGQFHQGLLEQMYRNRVIYLLNMSCPVYCRFCFRKHKESRNEDNPTVEDVAQAIEHVRNSPDIKEIVITGGDPFLNRRNMEATIDGLMGIDQVQTLRLATRSVAYYPDLFLRKEESYLKFLKHKNNELQLHGKRMEIATHFIHPDEVSPVSLEIITELVKSGIAVYIQTPFLQDCNDQGPELKKLFKLLRGAGAEMHYIYIPCSPIHGNSVYWSTLSDGIDIAEYLRAHLSDRSVPKICTATPIGKMEWYTSGWAVEPVEGENNSIWIRTPYTPSYFKSFAPLATELPNIRVNPEGTLDIQYMAKIGKEAYFLGSRPLRIQHVPVPLEVPENLTGPGISTLLKAESIVSIGTRGLSRVHETRVEIDLSAGPEVFEYIRANTAITDVVVRSEGGFAESLHRLGKIAGELREIEHVNAMRIRSCEFTYSPEVFTRPLIAALAEMNHLSVSNPLRMEIETWFINAGQVRDEHARLTRRLTNRGITVYANTPLLGGINDFPDELCSLTFAYRKAGIEFHHLYVAGHPVQREWNLEHPVDMYDVIDIASKIRREGSGREGPRYIIQTPLGEVYYGLTSSFIHGKDGIRVKLDSYSLPYFKEMDPDYTLPENVQIGEDGKPVIPVSGLVSSTEFPI, from the coding sequence ATGATGATCAGTGGAACAGATACGGTCAAGCTTGTACTGAAGAACTCAGGCAGGGAGCTGAATGTATCGGTAGATTCTTTGACGGATAAAAGCAGGGAGTTTCTTGAACACTTTGCTACCTTTGATCTGGCGGGTCAGGAGTTTGTGCGGATTACCGGCAAGGGCAGCGGCGCAGAAAGATTTAAAAGGCTGCTGGAAGCTTGCGGATACAGAGATAATCCTCCCGGATTCTTTTCTGCCCTTGTTCCCCTTTTTGACGGTTCTAAACCGGAGGACCGGAAGGTGAACGGCATTGTGCTTCCCTATCTGTACCTGCTTGCTTTGCTTGAGGTCTGCATACCCCAGCACGGGTATGTATCCGTAAAAGACGTGGACAGCCTGGTAGAATTGACCAATCTTGAGGTCCCCGAGGATCAGCGCGGGGATCTGCAGAAGGTAATCGATATGTACCCGGTACGTCTGTCGTATCATACAGTACGTCAGATGATGCTTTCGCCGGATGTGGCGTATCAGTATATGCCCTTTGTCGAAGAGCTTGATCCGGCAGGACACGCCAACACCTGGATCGGCCAGTTCCATCAGGGACTCCTGGAGCAGATGTACCGGAACCGGGTAATCTATCTGCTGAACATGAGTTGTCCGGTCTACTGCCGGTTCTGTTTCCGTAAACACAAGGAGTCACGAAACGAAGACAATCCCACGGTGGAGGATGTGGCGCAGGCAATAGAACATGTGCGGAATTCTCCGGATATCAAAGAGATCGTCATTACCGGCGGTGACCCTTTCCTGAACCGTCGTAACATGGAGGCCACAATTGACGGCTTAATGGGTATAGATCAGGTCCAGACCCTGCGCCTCGCGACCCGCTCGGTCGCCTATTATCCTGATTTATTTCTCCGGAAGGAGGAGTCATACCTGAAATTCCTGAAGCACAAGAACAACGAGCTCCAGCTTCACGGCAAGCGGATGGAGATTGCCACCCACTTTATTCATCCCGACGAGGTTTCGCCGGTGAGTCTGGAGATTATTACCGAACTTGTAAAATCGGGAATCGCTGTATATATCCAGACTCCCTTTCTTCAGGATTGTAACGATCAGGGCCCGGAATTGAAAAAGCTCTTTAAACTGCTTCGGGGCGCCGGGGCAGAGATGCATTATATCTACATACCCTGCAGTCCGATACACGGGAACAGCGTGTACTGGTCAACACTGTCCGATGGAATTGATATTGCCGAGTATCTCCGGGCCCATTTGTCGGACCGCAGCGTGCCGAAAATCTGTACCGCTACTCCCATTGGCAAAATGGAATGGTACACCAGTGGATGGGCTGTGGAGCCTGTCGAAGGGGAGAATAATTCTATCTGGATCCGGACCCCATACACACCGAGCTATTTTAAATCCTTTGCTCCCCTGGCAACGGAACTGCCGAATATCCGGGTGAATCCGGAGGGTACACTGGATATTCAGTACATGGCAAAAATAGGAAAGGAGGCCTACTTTCTGGGGTCCCGGCCATTGCGGATCCAGCATGTTCCTGTTCCTTTGGAGGTTCCTGAAAACCTGACTGGTCCGGGAATCAGCACTCTCCTCAAAGCTGAGTCCATAGTTTCCATCGGTACCCGCGGTCTGTCCCGGGTTCACGAAACCAGGGTCGAAATCGACCTCAGTGCAGGACCTGAGGTGTTTGAATATATCAGGGCTAATACTGCCATAACAGATGTAGTAGTAAGATCGGAGGGAGGCTTTGCCGAATCCCTGCACCGGCTTGGGAAGATCGCAGGGGAGCTCAGGGAGATCGAGCATGTGAACGCCATGCGGATACGGAGCTGTGAGTTTACCTATTCACCTGAGGTATTCACGCGACCGCTCATTGCGGCCCTGGCGGAGATGAACCATCTGAGTGTTTCCAATCCTCTGCGCATGGAGATCGAAACCTGGTTTATCAACGCTGGTCAGGTTCGAGATGAACACGCCCGGCTTACCCGTCGCCTGACAAACCGGGGAATTACCGTCTATGCAAATACGCCTCTCCTGGGAGGCATAAACGATTTTCCCGATGAACTCTGCAGCCTCACCTTTGCCTACCGTAAAGCGGGCATCGAGTTCCACCATCTTTATGTCGCGGGCCATCCGGTCCAGCGGGAATGGAACCTGGAACACCCGGTGGATATGTATGATGTAATCGACATAGCATCCAAGATTCGCAGGGAAGGAAGCGGCCGTGAAGGCCCCCGTTATATTATTCAGACCCCCCTGGGAGAGGTGTACTACGGACTAACCTCTTCGTTTATCCACGGAAAAGACGGTATCCGGGTCAAGCTTGACAGTTACAGTCTGCCCTATTTCAAGGAGATGGACCCCGATTATACGCTTCCGGAAAATGTGCAGATCGGTGAAGACGGGAAACCGGTGATTCCTGTTTCCGGTCTTGTCAGTTCCACGGAGTTTCCTATATGA
- a CDS encoding peptidoglycan DD-metalloendopeptidase family protein → MREEAGKPRYPYIFYGGNVPLSPLFAGLKGDPYILEMSPESTLFDGVDPRDQVRYQRIIEEEMGGHYSWGIASYLEDRRGLLSSCPQMQREGRFFHLGLDIIAGPGTALHAPIDAVAEERGYEEGEGNYGGYVLLRHSSPRFQTFYSLYGHLELASLPTEGRSFKTGEVFARIGDFNENGNWFYHTHLQVITRQGYEEGFVSKGYCAAGDLPVIGNLCPSPLMLFTV, encoded by the coding sequence ATGAGAGAAGAAGCAGGCAAACCAAGATATCCCTATATCTTTTATGGAGGCAATGTTCCCTTATCTCCGCTGTTTGCCGGTCTGAAAGGGGATCCGTATATTCTTGAAATGTCGCCGGAGAGTACCCTGTTTGACGGGGTAGATCCCCGGGACCAGGTCCGGTATCAGCGGATCATCGAAGAGGAGATGGGTGGACATTACTCATGGGGCATCGCCTCCTATCTGGAAGACCGGCGCGGGCTGCTTTCTTCCTGTCCGCAAATGCAGCGGGAAGGCCGCTTTTTCCACCTGGGATTGGACATCATTGCCGGACCCGGCACTGCCTTGCATGCTCCCATTGATGCCGTGGCGGAAGAGAGGGGCTACGAAGAGGGGGAGGGCAACTATGGCGGATACGTTCTTCTGCGTCACTCTTCTCCGCGCTTCCAGACCTTTTACAGTCTCTACGGCCATCTGGAACTGGCTTCCCTGCCTACTGAAGGCAGGAGCTTCAAAACCGGAGAGGTTTTTGCACGGATAGGTGATTTCAATGAAAACGGCAACTGGTTCTATCACACCCATCTTCAGGTTATTACCAGGCAGGGTTACGAAGAAGGCTTTGTTTCGAAGGGATACTGCGCGGCCGGGGATCTGCCGGTAATCGGTAATCTCTGTCCGTCACCACTGATGCTTTTTACTGTTTAG
- a CDS encoding alpha-glucosidase: protein MKRSWWKEAVVYQIYPRSFRDSNGDGIGDLQGIIEKLDYLSYLGINAIWLNPVYKSPNDDNGYDISDYLDIMEEFGSMKDFDQLLAAVHEKGMRLIMDLVVNHTSDEHPWFLQSSKSPDNPYRDYYFWRTGEKSTPPNNWQSFFEGPAWQYDDATSQWYLHLFTRKQPDLNWDNPKVRDEVREIIRFWLKKGVDGFRMDVINLISKRPGLPDGTDSSDLLGHEHFANGPRIHEYLRFVQESLGDGDVMTVGETVIADLDTVAGYVDEKEGSFNMAINFEHVTLDRDKGSFDPIPLDLQALKGCFSRWQKKLDGRGWNCLYLSNHDQPRQVSRFGEDANYHRESATMLATLLHSMQGTPFIMQGEEIGMTNVDFPSIGDYRDIATLNYYREQLTAGENPESILERVRQCSRDNARTPMQWNDQDYAGFSDTASWIGINTNFRTINVKSEIEDPDSILNYYRQLIKLRREYPVFVYGDFTEIHPEHLQVFSYKRRFEGTELLAVLNLSGKECSFSLPDGPSRRLLIGNYTGRRGITGTLTLRPYEAMVLIDDMRG, encoded by the coding sequence ATGAAACGCAGTTGGTGGAAAGAAGCCGTTGTCTATCAGATATACCCCAGAAGCTTCAGGGATTCCAACGGTGACGGGATTGGTGATCTTCAGGGAATCATCGAGAAGCTCGATTATCTTTCCTATTTAGGAATCAATGCCATCTGGCTGAACCCTGTCTACAAATCCCCCAACGACGACAACGGTTACGATATCAGCGATTACCTGGACATAATGGAGGAGTTCGGCAGCATGAAGGACTTCGACCAGCTCCTTGCTGCCGTCCATGAGAAGGGAATGCGCCTGATAATGGACCTGGTGGTAAATCATACCTCCGATGAACATCCGTGGTTTCTGCAGAGCAGCAAATCCCCTGACAACCCCTATCGGGACTACTACTTCTGGCGGACCGGGGAAAAATCAACCCCGCCCAATAACTGGCAGTCCTTTTTTGAAGGCCCCGCCTGGCAGTACGACGATGCCACCTCTCAGTGGTATCTGCATCTCTTTACCCGCAAGCAGCCCGACCTGAACTGGGACAACCCCAAAGTCAGGGATGAGGTACGGGAGATAATCCGTTTCTGGTTAAAAAAGGGGGTAGACGGCTTTCGCATGGATGTCATTAACCTTATCTCCAAACGCCCCGGACTACCCGACGGGACGGACAGCTCGGATTTGCTGGGTCACGAGCATTTTGCTAACGGTCCCAGAATCCATGAATACCTCCGTTTCGTCCAGGAGAGCCTCGGCGACGGAGACGTGATGACCGTCGGAGAAACAGTAATAGCGGATCTGGATACTGTAGCGGGCTACGTGGATGAGAAAGAAGGCAGCTTTAACATGGCCATAAACTTTGAACACGTAACTCTGGACCGCGATAAGGGAAGCTTTGACCCCATACCTCTGGATCTGCAGGCCCTGAAAGGGTGCTTTTCCCGCTGGCAAAAAAAACTCGACGGCCGGGGCTGGAACTGTCTTTATTTAAGTAATCACGACCAACCCCGGCAGGTCTCCCGCTTTGGAGAGGATGCAAACTACCACAGGGAATCCGCTACCATGCTCGCAACCCTTCTGCACAGCATGCAGGGTACTCCTTTTATTATGCAGGGAGAGGAAATCGGTATGACTAACGTCGACTTTCCATCCATAGGAGATTACCGGGATATAGCGACCCTCAACTACTACAGGGAACAGCTTACCGCGGGAGAGAACCCTGAATCAATACTGGAAAGAGTTCGCCAGTGCAGCAGAGACAACGCCAGAACCCCAATGCAGTGGAACGATCAGGATTATGCCGGATTCAGCGATACAGCTTCATGGATCGGTATCAATACCAATTTCCGTACAATCAATGTAAAAAGCGAGATTGAGGACCCGGATTCAATACTGAACTACTATCGGCAGCTGATTAAGCTGCGGAGGGAGTATCCTGTTTTTGTCTATGGCGATTTTACAGAGATCCACCCGGAACACCTACAGGTGTTCTCCTACAAGAGACGATTCGAAGGGACTGAACTGCTTGCAGTCCTAAACTTGAGCGGTAAAGAGTGCAGCTTCAGTCTGCCCGATGGACCTTCCCGCAGACTGCTGATCGGCAACTATACCGGCAGGCGGGGTATTACCGGAACTCTTACGCTCCGCCCCTATGAAGCCATGGTGCTTATTGACGACATGAGAGGATAA
- a CDS encoding sensor histidine kinase: MVHVPQKYSEDPLSAVAVAIALALHAAVAILFHRGYLHAEQQRIILQEFAWHFRILLSISAFLSLLLRLLHKNVLLLLIFKIGLFFLIAYPLGLAAGISLMLLLTVLIEIYAYLPVKTAFLYSVLCLGIAGTLGKPGSAFNYPRSSAEVEEILTVGVTALNFTLVLLLYKHTAGSLFTANRKTGHLNSVITQLSDANLDFQRYVHSVEYSAVQSERRRISSEIHDTVGYSLTNILMTLEAATDLLERDSLRAREALERSINEAQTCLEETRRSMQELRSKEQKEAVGLQALAHLVRSFSEATGMKVQMEYGNAPNSFGSRIDLVLFRIIQEGLTNALRHGQADTVRIAVWIKEKLLTVSILDNGRGTSQIVEGIGISGMRERVENIGGKISFRNYPDGFNIRAELPLTEENNGQDTRSSRG, encoded by the coding sequence ATGGTTCATGTCCCACAAAAGTACTCCGAAGATCCTCTTTCCGCGGTTGCCGTAGCAATTGCTCTGGCCCTCCATGCAGCAGTTGCCATACTCTTTCATCGCGGCTACCTTCATGCGGAACAGCAGCGGATAATTCTGCAGGAGTTCGCCTGGCATTTCCGCATTCTTTTGAGTATTTCCGCCTTTCTTTCGCTGCTGCTGCGGCTTCTGCACAAGAATGTCCTTCTGCTGCTGATTTTCAAGATTGGTCTTTTTTTTCTGATTGCCTACCCGCTGGGACTTGCAGCAGGTATAAGCCTCATGCTCCTCCTGACTGTTCTTATCGAGATATATGCCTATCTCCCGGTAAAAACGGCGTTTCTGTACAGTGTTTTGTGTCTTGGAATCGCAGGGACCCTCGGAAAACCCGGATCCGCGTTTAATTATCCCAGAAGCAGTGCAGAAGTAGAAGAGATCCTGACAGTTGGTGTTACGGCTCTTAACTTTACCCTCGTTCTCCTTCTCTACAAGCATACAGCGGGAAGTTTGTTTACGGCGAACAGAAAAACCGGTCACCTGAATTCCGTCATCACCCAGCTCTCGGACGCCAATCTTGATTTCCAGCGCTATGTTCACAGTGTCGAATATTCTGCGGTCCAATCGGAGCGTAGAAGGATCAGCAGCGAGATACACGATACCGTCGGCTATTCCCTGACGAACATCCTGATGACCCTGGAGGCAGCCACTGACCTGCTGGAGCGGGACAGCCTGAGGGCCAGGGAGGCCCTGGAGCGCTCCATCAATGAAGCCCAGACCTGTCTGGAAGAGACCCGCAGATCAATGCAGGAGCTCCGGTCAAAGGAACAGAAAGAGGCAGTAGGCCTGCAGGCCCTTGCCCATCTGGTCCGTTCCTTCAGCGAAGCCACGGGCATGAAGGTTCAAATGGAATACGGCAACGCTCCCAACAGTTTCGGCAGCAGGATCGATCTTGTCCTGTTCAGAATAATTCAGGAAGGGCTGACGAACGCGCTTCGTCATGGTCAGGCAGACACGGTAAGAATCGCTGTATGGATAAAGGAAAAACTCCTTACGGTATCCATATTGGATAATGGCCGGGGAACTTCCCAGATAGTTGAGGGAATTGGAATCAGCGGAATGCGGGAAAGGGTAGAAAACATCGGCGGGAAAATCAGTTTCCGGAACTATCCCGACGGTTTTAACATACGGGCGGAGCTTCCGCTGACGGAGGAGAATAATGGACAGGATACGCGTAGTTCTCGTGGATGA
- a CDS encoding DnaJ domain-containing protein, which translates to MPEDLNYATMLGSMARKRRSTSKRYSLSLLLAKQPKSLAKHPMYLRMLQFYGFSPRLKSLRFNRRCYSLLDRAVIAPENLENFYRTYRLPKDPFFPLFFMVKREYQEHRAELKRRRESYILKRVRELDSQILRFLRYLGKIEQKLNAAGRTPVWEKTVYPDSKKKADEYHLYNMDQWIQVFTSFGEELKTRYPHKTGSANWHQVFAAFILECPPEKGDFRPPDAALVRRQYRRLSKLHHPDSGGNPERFCQLKQARDLLSDSAKQ; encoded by the coding sequence ATGCCGGAAGACCTGAACTATGCTACAATGCTCGGCAGTATGGCACGAAAAAGGCGATCGACATCAAAGAGGTATTCCCTGTCCCTTCTGCTGGCAAAACAGCCCAAAAGTCTTGCTAAACACCCCATGTATCTCCGGATGCTTCAATTCTACGGCTTTTCGCCGCGGCTGAAATCCCTGCGGTTCAACCGCCGCTGCTACTCCCTGCTGGACAGGGCAGTAATTGCCCCGGAGAATCTTGAGAACTTCTACCGCACATACCGCCTGCCGAAGGACCCCTTCTTTCCACTCTTTTTTATGGTAAAGCGGGAGTATCAAGAACACAGGGCGGAGCTCAAGCGCCGGCGGGAATCCTACATACTTAAGCGGGTGCGGGAGCTGGATTCTCAAATCCTCAGGTTTCTCCGCTACCTGGGAAAAATTGAGCAGAAACTGAACGCCGCTGGAAGGACCCCCGTGTGGGAGAAAACGGTATACCCGGACAGCAAGAAAAAGGCCGATGAGTATCACCTCTACAACATGGACCAGTGGATACAGGTCTTTACATCCTTTGGTGAGGAGCTCAAGACCCGTTATCCCCATAAAACCGGCAGTGCAAACTGGCACCAGGTATTCGCCGCCTTTATTCTTGAATGCCCCCCGGAAAAGGGGGATTTTCGCCCCCCGGATGCGGCATTGGTCAGACGGCAGTACCGGAGGCTTTCAAAGCTTCATCATCCCGATTCCGGCGGAAATCCTGAGCGCTTCTGCCAGCTTAAGCAGGCCAGGGACCTGCTTTCAGACAGCGCTAAACAGTAA
- a CDS encoding response regulator transcription factor: MDRIRVVLVDDQVLFVESLQTVLELRSDDIDVVGTAHNGEEGLEVIRATRPDIVLMDVRMPGMDGVEATRRLHQEHPEIKVVMLTTFDDDIYVREAMQYSAVGYILKNIPATNLINSIRAVRDGTIQLSPSVMHKIVGPETESPASGVYGAVQGSGENNRSKALTELRASDFSRREREVLFLISRGMDNKRISEKLFIAEQTVKNQISRIYGKIGSHDRFKAAEIARELDIGRYVSHLN; the protein is encoded by the coding sequence ATGGACAGGATACGCGTAGTTCTCGTGGATGATCAGGTTCTTTTTGTGGAAAGCCTGCAGACTGTACTGGAACTCCGATCCGATGACATTGATGTAGTCGGGACTGCCCATAACGGAGAAGAAGGACTGGAAGTCATCCGGGCCACCAGACCGGATATTGTCCTTATGGATGTGCGGATGCCCGGCATGGACGGGGTGGAAGCCACCCGCAGACTGCATCAGGAGCACCCCGAAATCAAGGTCGTCATGCTTACAACATTTGATGACGACATCTATGTCCGTGAAGCAATGCAGTACAGCGCTGTGGGTTACATCCTGAAAAACATTCCCGCCACCAACCTTATCAATTCCATCCGGGCGGTAAGGGACGGAACAATCCAGTTATCTCCCAGTGTGATGCACAAGATAGTCGGTCCCGAGACTGAATCTCCTGCCTCCGGCGTCTACGGTGCTGTTCAGGGATCCGGGGAGAACAACCGCAGCAAAGCGCTAACCGAACTGAGAGCCTCGGATTTCAGCCGTCGGGAACGGGAAGTTCTGTTTCTCATATCCAGAGGAATGGACAATAAGAGAATCAGCGAAAAGCTTTTCATAGCCGAACAGACCGTGAAAAACCAGATTTCGAGGATATACGGAAAAATAGGCAGCCACGATCGATTTAAAGCAGCGGAAATCGCCCGGGAGCTCGATATTGGCCGCTACGTTTCGCACCTGAACTAA